The following proteins come from a genomic window of Malus domestica chromosome 02, GDT2T_hap1:
- the LOC139192106 gene encoding uncharacterized protein yields the protein MDNSCQEQRFEELHMEEEFEGGTSQRRRGPSIPKWTKQLCSFDSSGKCISDNSNAFSRLVAAEVRDNRNFPLERDWRKIKQEVKEVLWNRIKGNIFFDDADIVKMPIIRHMTLKIAEHAHKEYRNKLKKEHYSERAEEERSHPPPEVNSADWAALVAHWNQEKTREVAEKNKINRKKKTMNHTTGTKSFARKRQEFRNKHGKEADPVTIFRECHTRKDKSWIDETSERTAATMEGNLQNLIESGQEDNEELRTRVYVDTMGPETHNRVRGYGHGVTPDMVSYASSSSSTSNSSRRSSNSAMALLMTENNMLRMREENC from the exons ATGGATAATTCTTGTCAAGAACAACGTTTTGAGGAACTTCATATGGAAGAGGAGTTCGAGGGTG GAACATCTCAACGGAGGCGGGGACCCTCAATTCCTAAATGGACGAAACAGCTTTGTTCGTTTGATTCGTCCGGAAAATGCATTAGTGATAATTCTAATGCATTTTCAAGACTTGTAGCAGCGGAGGTACGAGACAACAGAAATTTCCCGTTGGAGAGGGATTGGCGTAAGATTAAGCAAGAAGTCAAGGAAGTTTTGTGGAATAGAATAaag ggaaatattttttttgatgATGCTGATATTGTGAAAATGCCTATAATTCGTCATATGACGCTTAAGATTGCTGAGCATGCACATAAGGAATATagaaataagttaaaaaaagaGCATTATTCTGAAAGAGCAGAAGAGGAGCGCAGCCACCCTCCTCCTGAAGTGAATTCTGCAGATTGGGCTGCATTGGTGGCACACTGGAATCAGGAAAAAACTAGG GAGGTTGCTGAGAAAAATAAGATTAAtcggaaaaagaaaacaatgaacCATACTACTGGGACAAAATCTTTTGCAAGAAAACGGCAAGAATTT CGGAACAAGCATGGGAAAGAGGCAGATCCAGTAACCATTTTCCGTGAATGTCATACACGAAAGGATAAAAGTTGGATTGATGAAACGTCGGAGCGTACAGCG GCAACCATGGAGGGCAATTTGCAAAATTTGATTGAGTCGGGCCAAGAGGATAATGAAGAACTTAGGACCCGTGTTTATGTTGATACAATGGGTCCTGAGACTCATAACAGAGTCAGAGGGTATGGTCATGGGGTGACTCCTGATATGGTGTCCTAtgcatcttcttcatcttctacatCAAATTCCTCCAGGAGGTCATCTAATAGTGCAATGGCATTGCTGATGACTGAAAATAATATGTTGAGAATGAGGGAAGAAAATTGCTga